In Cryptococcus gattii WM276 chromosome A, complete sequence, one genomic interval encodes:
- a CDS encoding nucleus protein, putative (Similar to TIGR gene model, INSD accession AAW41607.1) — protein sequence MSDVDGKRRKIQRACDVCRRKKIKCEGPMNSLSDARCAHCEEYGMDCTYLEAAKRRGPPKGYVETLEQRAGRLERMLRQVYPGVDLNEYVGPKPDREEFDINAYHGTLRSLNIPPYPTLKPVHAEHLVTPHTSRSTSVGTSPAAAAPSPSMQVLGPSPWALYERDPAKPVENESDVEEEAAAQLSIATSMSQLDIRDSHWRWHGRASGAFLMRQFEDLKSATGDTSSIIQDINKHKRQQFWHVPEWELVIANEGLRPLDYSIWPEKGLDQQLIDAYFDNVNLHLPLLNCKFFQRQYDSGLWQNNHGFARVCLMVFANGSRFVDDPRVYWPANLSMTEEGRERLATDKDGTLRYSAGWKYLRTLLRMGRSIMQGPNLYEFQSQVLICQFLQGSAVPHFMWMLSGFGLRSAQELGIHVRATLFHADPTERALYNRAFWCLYHIDRYNCAAIGRSVAIQDTDFNADYPMEVDDEYWDTGDAERNFKQPEGKISLIASFVQTLKLDHIMGATLRTVYAINKLPEQRADINAQRAIVVELDSALNSWADNVPHELRWDPSRSDYQLFRQSAVLYIYYYYCQILIHRPFIPGPRNQHAANLPSLAVCVNAARSISNITDVALRRGRQEGCLPGRALNVSFMLPTWIAAIILLINIYSGRQTTAEREKALIDIGRCIAAGKELEMIWRQSGKYTDFLLQLARESGMPNADKVPAVEKRLRDGFSQLSEPSRRSESVQGLTAGTPVHDSSSNGHAYGQGRPSGQDSRSSDEQFRHPSMAPVAGFDLCNFTSPETYGDTSATPQFPYSRSDLPFTHIPSASASQNDFQNIFQPPSQPTQYPSNTSGVPPEFVPPSQLHSQYNFQTPNEHNLPLQNDGQLASSNIYDSLIGMTSFESQLLDMSTTAFGGQENTSNGDWWSQLVNEYMGPDLHTNMSPAGGPLSTS from the exons ATGTCGGATGTCGATGGAAAAAGACGTAAGATACAG CGGGCCTGTGATGTATGTAGGCGAAAGAAAATTAAATGTGAGGGGCCGATGAATAGTCTGAGTGATGCTA GGTGTGCCCATTGTGAAGAATATGGCATGGATTGCACGTACTTGGAGGCGGCGAAAAGAAGGGGGCCTCCAAAAGG CTACGTTGAGACACTGGAGCAAAGAGCTGGACGATTAGAGAGGATGCTGCGACAG GTCTATCCTGGTGTCGATTTGAACGAATATGTGGGGCCCAAACCAGACAGGGAAGAATTCGATATCAATGCGTATCACGGCACTCTTCGTTCTCTCAATATCCCGCCATATCCAACCTTAAAGCCTGTGCATGCCGAACACCTTGTCACTCCACATACATCCCGGTCAACTTCAGTTGGTACGTCTCCGGCGGCCGCAGCGCCTTCACCCTCGATGCAGGTGCTGGGACCCTCTCCGTGGGCACTTTATGAAAGAGATCCTGCGAAACCAGTTGAAAATGAGTCTGatgtggaagaagaggcagcTGCGCAGCTGTCTATAGCTACATCAATGAGTCAATTAGACATCCGCGACAGCCATTGGCGTTGGCATGGTCGAGCGTCAGGGGCTTTCCTTATGCGGCAGTTTGAAGATCTCAAGTCAGCAACAGGTGATACCTCAAGTATCATACAAGATATCAACAAGCACAAGCGGCAGCAGTTCTGGCATGTCCCAGAATGGGAACTAGTCATTGCGAACGAAGGCTTACGCCCTCTTGACTACTCTATCTGGCCAGAAAAAGGCCTCGATCAACAACTTATAGACGCGTATTTCGATAATGTCAATCTCCACCTACCTTTACTCAACTGTAAATTCTTCCAACGACAATATGATTCAGGTTTGTGGCAGAACAATCACGGGTTCGCGAGAGTTTGTTTGATGGTGTTCGCTAATGGATCGCGATTCGTGGATGATCCACGGGTCTACTGGCCTGCAAATTTGTCGATGACAGAGGAAGGACGTGAGCGCCTTGCGACAGACAAAGACGGTACGCTTCGTTATTCGGCTGGCTGGAAGTACCTTCGCACTCTTCTTCGTATGGGACGAAGTATCATGCAGGGGCCAAATTTGTACGAATTTCAAAGCCAAGTCCTCATTTGTCAGTTCTTGCAGGGGAGTGCCGTTCCACATTTCATGTGGATGTTGTCAGGATTCGGTCTCCGCTCCGCCCAAGAACTAGGTATCCATGTTCGCGCCACTTTATTCCATGCCGATCCTACCGAGCGAGCTCTCTACAATCGCGCGTTTTGGTGCCTGTACCACATTGACCGGTATAATTGCGCTGCAATCGGCAGATCAGTCGCTATCCAAGATACAGACTTCAATGCAGATTATCCAATGGAGGTCGATGATGAGTACTGGGACACTGGAGATGCTGAGCGTAATTTCAAGCAGCCAGAAGGAAAAATCTCATTGATAGCGTCCTTTGTCCAAACGCTCAAGCTTGATCACATTATGGGCGCGACATTGCGGACCGTCTACGCAATCAATAAACTTCCCGAACAGCGTGCGGACATCAATGCTCAACGTGCCATCGTTGTCGAGCTAGACTCTGCGCTCAATTCTTGGGCTGACAACGTTCCACACGAACTTCGGTGGGACCCTAGCCGCTCTGATTATCAATTGTTCCGTCAATCAGCTGTTCTATATATCTACTATTATTATTGCCAAATCCTAATCCACCGTCCTTTCATCCCTGGCCCGCGAAATCAGCATGCCGCCAATCTACCTTCCCTTGCAGTTTGTGTGAATGCCGCCCGGTCAATCAGCAACATCACCGATGTGGCACTCAGAAGAGGTAGGCAAGAGGGATGTTTACCTGGGAGAGCCCTGAACGTCTCTTTCATGCTACCAACATGGATCGCTGCCATCATCCTTCTGATCAACATCTACTCTGGGAGACAGACAACGGCCGAGCGAGAAAAGGCTTTGATCGACATTGGGCGATGTATAGCTGCAGGAAAGGAGCTGGAAATGATATGGCGTCAAAGCGGCAAATACACCGACTTTTTATTGCAACTGGCGAGAGAAAGCGGAATGCCCAACGCCGACAAGGTGCCTGCGGTTGAAAAACGATTGCGTGATGGCTTCTCGCAATTATCCGAGCCCTCACGACGCTCAGAGTCAGTGCAAGGGCTTACCGCCGGAACGCCTGTTCATGACTCATCGTCAAATGGTCATGCATACGGCCAGGGTCGACCAAGTGGGCAGGATTCAAGATCGTCCGACGAACAATTCCGTCATCCATCTATGGCACCTGTGGCAGGGTTTGATTTGTGCAATTTCACTTCCCCAGAAACGTATGGTGATACCTCTGCCACACCTCAATTTCCGTATTCTCGCAGTGATCTCCCGTTTACACATATCCCATCCGCCTCAGCGTCCCAAAATGACTTTCAAAACATCTTTCAACCGCCTTCGCAACCCACGCAATACCCTTCCAATACTAGCGGTGTACCTCCAGAATTCGTACCTCCTTCTCAACTGCATTCGCAATACAACTTTCAAACTCCTAATGAACATAATCTACCGTTGCAGAATGATGGTCAGCTGGCGTCTTCCAATATCTACGATTCGTTGATTGGTATGACAAGCTTTGAGTCACAATTGCTTGACATGAGTACCACAGCTTTTGGGGGGCAAGAAAACACGTCAAATGGCGACTGGTGGTCCCAATTAGTTAACGAGTACAT GGGTCCTGACCTGCACACAAACATGTCTCCCGCGGGTGGTCCTTTGTCGACTTCCTGA
- a CDS encoding Hypothetical Protein (Similar to TIGR gene model, INSD accession AAW41716.1) produces MPALNRHSPSDTTSLSTSSASVSDRSDYSPTSPNTSSEMRLSDQLPSPKFATSRGFSLLPPSHPLRAQLCTQVEGEMSPPRTPKGHPIDLQSKSYFPLSSRATKHNSKGITNPYGSDNPSYPISITYLLRIPRRLRPYLLVAFCLFTFSFILLNRALSNSQYTEAIAMQKQPSHSAHRYVPIEELQETNGRSSHLLLSQYATDARVAEADVQVKKKDAELLRFESGEEELAALISFVTSTTSNVIPHLDPSVPLDPSVILDFDPSHPNARDDLLLLQTEINALYPLVLYGRMRDPHYREIKRLLSEVKITPAPLVIEVDQRKDHKVFIPTVARLLGDELPVITLQGKKLGGYKEIMAMHEAGTLKDRLQKDGAVLVRELKKKKKGVKEQERIENERVLGPAPVVDDE; encoded by the exons ATGCCGGCTCTTAACCGTCACTCTCCCAGCGACACAACATCTCTCTCGACTTCTTCAGCTTCGGTCAGCGACAGGAGTGACTATTCCCCAACGAGCCCTAACACTTCGTCCGAGATGAGATTGTCCGATCAATTGCCATCTCCTAAATTTGCCACTTCTCGTGGCTTCTCGTTACTCCCACCCAGTCACCCATTGCGTGCTCAACTATGTACCCAGGTTGAGGGAGAAATGAGCCCGCCTAGAACACCTAAGGGACATCCTATAGATCTGCAGTCAAAATCTTACTTTCCGTTGTCCTCAAGAGCAACAAAG CACAACAGCAAAGGTATCACCAACCCATACGGTAGCGATAATCCTTCGTATCCGATTAGTATCACCTACCTTCTTCGTATACCTCGAAGGCTCCGCCCGTATCTCCTGGTTGCCTTCTGTCTCTTCACATTCAGCTTCATTCTTTTGAACAGGGCATTGTCAAATTCTCAGTATACAGAAGCTATTGCTATGCAAAAACAGCCCAGCCATTCAGCACACAGATACGTACCAATTGAAGAGCTACAAGAGACCAATGGCCGAAGTTCACACCTTTTATTAAGTCAATATGCAACCGATGCGAGGGTCGCAGAGGCAGATGTGCAAGTTAAAAAGAAGGATGCCGAGCTTTTAAGGTTTGAATcaggggaagaagaactTGCTGCTTTGATCTCG TTTGTCACCTCTACTACCTCTAATGTCATCCCCCACCTTGATCCGTCGGTCCCCCTGGATCCATCTGTTATTCTCGACTTCGACCCTTCACATCCAAATGCTCGAGAtgaccttcttcttttgcaGACCGAAATCAATGCTCTGTACCCTCTGGTTCTTTATGGGAGGATGCGTGATCCTCATTACAGAGAAATCAAGCGCTTATTATCAGAAGTCAAAATTACACCCGCCCCCCTTGTCATCGAAGTCGATCAGCGCAAAGATCACAAAGTCTTCATACCAACAGTGGCAAGGCTCCTAGGGGATGAACTCCCTGTTATAACCCTTCAAGGCAAGAAGCTAGGAGGGTATAAGGAGATAATGGCAATGCATGAGGCGGGTACCTTAAAGGACCGTCTGCAGAAAGACGGAGCGGTACTGGTGAGAGAGCtaaagaaaaagaagaagggagtTAAGGAACAGGAAAGAATCGAAAATGAAAGAGTCTTGGGACCGGCGCCAGTTGTGGATGACGAATAG
- a CDS encoding uncharacterized protein (Similar to TIGR gene model, INSD accession AAW41605.1) encodes MFVIQLLTIALLLGTRSASAATCYNRWGQPYYCNNGLSWGARLGIGLGIAFGVILLFALCGYWRRRNLRSQFAKYKPPSLPFAGHNQDQNPYANNPPPPSGFNNNPYGNNPAPPPQTYQPSMAGQYGSYQGQTEGLENHEHGYEWEQARQEEEERRKQGGQTSDIPPPGYDVATSKFFDYHAYHFFVNLPLGAQNTGSNAATYAPPPGPPPGKREGAV; translated from the exons ATGTTCGTTATCCAACTATTGACTATTGCATTACTTCTGGGCACAAGGTCAGCGTCAGCTGCTACATGCTATAATCGTTGGG GCCAGCCTTATTACTGTAATAATGGTCTCTCATGGGGAGCAAGGCTCGGCATCGGGCTGGGAATTGCCTTTGGTGTAATTCTTTTATTTGCTCTGTGTGGTTACTGGCGTCGCAG GAATCTTCGTTCCCAGTTCGCAAAATACAaacctccttctctcccaTTTGCTGGTCATAATCAGGATCAGAATCCTTATGCCAACAaccctcctcctccttccgGATTTAACAACAACCCATATGGCAACAACCCTGCTCCACCTCCTCAGACCTATCAGCCTAGCATGGCTGGTCAGTATGGAAGTTACCAAGGACAGACTGAAGGACTTGAAAATCATGAGCACGGATATGAGTGGGAGCAAGCGAggcaggaggaggaggaaagaaggaagcaAGGGGGACAGACATCGGACATTCCGCCTCCGGGTTACGACGTTGCTACAAGTAAATTCTTTGATTATCATGCCTATCACTTTTTTGTTAACTTACCGCTAGGTGCTCAAAACACAGGAAGCAATGCTGCAACTTatgctcctcctcctggTCCCCCACCTGGCAAGCGGGAGGGCGCTGTTTAG